In one window of Oceanococcus sp. HetDA_MAG_MS8 DNA:
- a CDS encoding ExbD/TolR family protein encodes MLVLLVIFMVTAPLLQQGVEVELPQASAEALPADKDAEPLIVSVDAQGQRYLNRGQTPEEPLDDAELIRLIQITLKAQPGLAVVVEGDRRASYEQIMQAMTLLQGAGVRQVGLATQPG; translated from the coding sequence ATGCTGGTACTGCTTGTCATTTTCATGGTGACCGCGCCATTACTCCAACAAGGGGTCGAAGTCGAGCTGCCACAAGCCAGCGCTGAGGCGCTACCAGCCGACAAAGATGCTGAGCCACTCATCGTGAGTGTAGACGCTCAGGGGCAGCGCTACCTCAATCGCGGTCAAACCCCCGAAGAGCCATTAGACGATGCCGAATTAATTCGGCTCATCCAAATTACGCTTAAGGCCCAACCGGGCTTGGCGGTGGTTGTGGAAGGGGATAGACGCGCCAGCTATGAACAAATTATGCAGGCGATGACCTTGCTGCAGGGGGCAGGAGTCCGCCAGGTCGGTCTCGCCACCCAGCCGGGATAA
- the ruvB gene encoding Holliday junction branch migration DNA helicase RuvB has translation MEVIRNPDLPDNSAEDRAIRPRRLQDYIGQSAVREQMDLFIAAAKKRGEAMDHTLIFGPPGLGKTTLASIIAQELGVHLRSTSGPILEKPGDLAAQLTNLEPHDVLFVDEIHRLSPVVEEVLYPALEDFQLDIMIGEGPAARSVKIDLPPFTLVGATTRAGALTSPLRDRFGIVQRLQYYNATDLAQIVERSANILQVPIEGDGAMQIARRSRGTPRIANRLLRRVRDYSEIRGEGRITADLADAALSMLEVDQQGFDSMDRRLLTVLCEHYSGGPTGLDALAAAISESRDTIEDVLEPYLIQQGYLMRTPRGRAATPKTWLYLGLTPPQGSVAAQHSLLDATNEDLDAS, from the coding sequence ATGGAAGTGATTCGCAACCCAGACCTACCGGATAACAGCGCCGAAGACCGTGCCATTCGTCCTCGTCGCCTTCAGGACTATATTGGCCAGAGCGCCGTCCGCGAGCAGATGGATCTCTTCATTGCCGCAGCGAAGAAACGGGGCGAGGCCATGGATCACACGCTCATCTTTGGCCCTCCTGGATTAGGCAAAACCACGCTGGCGTCCATCATCGCCCAGGAGCTTGGTGTGCACCTGCGTTCGACCTCCGGCCCCATCCTCGAAAAACCGGGGGACCTGGCTGCTCAGCTCACCAATTTAGAGCCACATGATGTGCTCTTTGTGGACGAAATTCACCGCTTAAGCCCAGTGGTAGAAGAGGTGCTCTATCCGGCGTTGGAAGACTTTCAGCTGGACATCATGATTGGGGAAGGGCCAGCGGCGCGCAGCGTCAAAATCGACTTGCCTCCTTTCACCTTGGTAGGGGCAACAACTCGGGCTGGCGCACTCACATCTCCACTACGAGACCGTTTCGGCATCGTGCAGCGCCTGCAATACTACAACGCGACGGATCTGGCGCAGATCGTCGAGCGCTCCGCCAATATTCTGCAAGTTCCCATCGAAGGAGATGGCGCTATGCAGATTGCCCGACGCTCCAGAGGCACCCCGCGTATTGCTAACCGGCTTCTGCGGCGAGTGCGGGATTACAGCGAGATTCGTGGGGAAGGGCGCATTACTGCCGATTTGGCCGATGCAGCGCTCAGCATGTTGGAGGTGGATCAGCAGGGCTTCGACAGCATGGATCGACGCCTGCTCACAGTGCTTTGCGAGCATTACAGTGGCGGGCCTACTGGCCTTGATGCCCTGGCTGCAGCAATTTCAGAGTCGCGGGACACCATCGAGGATGTGCTGGAGCCCTATCTGATTCAACAGGGCTATTTGATGCGCACACCGCGAGGTAGGGCTGCGACTCCTAAAACTTGGCTATACCTTGGATTGACGCCACCGCAGGGCAGTGTCGCCGCCCAACATAGCTTATTAGACGCGACGAATGAGGACCTTGATGCAAGTTGA
- the ruvA gene encoding Holliday junction branch migration protein RuvA, whose translation MIGQLRGEVWSIAPPTLVLGAGGVGYELDLPLSAFTSLQVGQADVALHTHLVQRDDGSFLYGFLELGERELFRRLLKISGVGPKLALVLLSSLPPESLARCVQEGDVGPLTRVPGIGKKTAQRLLLELRGKLDGLVSYPAHNQGGGQQQLGPRAEAQAALLSLGYTAKDAERMLDASGGETPPEDTAQWLKLALRQAAR comes from the coding sequence ATGATCGGACAATTGCGTGGAGAGGTGTGGAGCATCGCTCCGCCCACACTGGTACTTGGTGCTGGTGGTGTGGGCTATGAGCTGGACCTGCCTTTGTCTGCGTTTACGAGCCTACAAGTCGGACAAGCTGACGTCGCTCTCCACACCCACTTAGTGCAACGGGATGACGGCAGCTTTCTGTATGGCTTTTTGGAACTGGGTGAGCGTGAGCTTTTCCGGCGGCTACTGAAAATTTCCGGTGTGGGCCCCAAGCTCGCCTTGGTGTTGCTCTCCAGCCTCCCGCCAGAGAGCTTGGCGCGCTGCGTGCAGGAAGGCGATGTGGGCCCGCTAACGCGAGTTCCGGGCATTGGCAAGAAAACCGCGCAGCGACTGTTATTAGAGCTGCGCGGCAAACTCGACGGTCTGGTGTCCTACCCGGCGCATAACCAAGGGGGCGGTCAGCAACAGCTAGGTCCCCGCGCCGAGGCACAGGCTGCGTTACTCAGCCTGGGATATACGGCCAAAGATGCGGAGCGCATGCTCGATGCCAGTGGCGGCGAAACCCCTCCGGAAGACACCGCCCAATGGCTGAAATTGGCGCTACGCCAGGCGGCTCGCTAA
- the tolA gene encoding cell envelope integrity protein TolA produces the protein MQRTSQRGFQRADLGPLLLSIGLHLALAALLVFGLPQLTRPLPPPGPKIVGTVVESPTARALEEKRRKEAERRAREEAERKAKAEAERKAREEAERKAKAEAERKAQEEAERKAKAEAERKAREEAERKAQAEAERKAREEAERKAKAEAERKAREEAERKAKAEAERKAREEAERKAKAEAERKAREKAQQAREDALEAAMREEEQRIQQAQDAQDANRWAEQIADEILREWVRPSGAPADFSCEVRVELSLYGDVLQREIIRSCGNEFLDNSVLQAVDQASPLPLPRNSRVFQTTINITFEPL, from the coding sequence ATGCAGCGCACCTCGCAGCGTGGCTTCCAGCGCGCCGATCTGGGCCCATTGCTACTCAGCATTGGCCTCCATCTGGCATTGGCTGCCTTGCTGGTGTTTGGTCTACCGCAATTAACCAGGCCCTTACCCCCTCCTGGTCCCAAAATTGTGGGAACGGTGGTGGAATCACCCACAGCGCGAGCTCTGGAAGAAAAACGGCGCAAGGAAGCTGAACGCCGGGCGCGCGAAGAGGCTGAACGTAAGGCCAAGGCCGAAGCCGAACGTAAAGCGCGGGAGGAGGCCGAGCGCAAGGCCAAGGCCGAAGCCGAACGTAAAGCGCAGGAGGAGGCCGAGCGCAAGGCCAAGGCCGAAGCCGAGCGCAAAGCGCGGGAAGAGGCCGAACGTAAGGCCCAGGCCGAAGCCGAGCGCAAAGCGCGGGAAGAGGCCGAACGTAAGGCCAAGGCCGAAGCCGAGCGCAAAGCGCGGGAAGAGGCCGAGCGCAAGGCCAAGGCCGAAGCCGAGCGCAAAGCGCGCGAAGAGGCCGAACGTAAGGCTAAAGCCGAAGCCGAGCGCAAAGCCCGTGAAAAAGCCCAGCAGGCTAGAGAGGATGCCTTAGAAGCCGCGATGCGCGAGGAGGAACAGCGCATACAGCAAGCTCAAGACGCGCAAGATGCCAATCGTTGGGCAGAACAAATCGCCGATGAGATCCTGCGGGAATGGGTAAGGCCTTCAGGCGCACCGGCCGACTTCTCCTGCGAGGTGCGCGTCGAACTCTCGTTATATGGTGATGTCCTTCAACGTGAGATCATTCGATCCTGCGGTAACGAGTTTTTAGATAACTCCGTATTGCAAGCTGTGGATCAGGCGAGTCCCTTGCCATTGCCGCGCAATTCACGGGTATTTCAAACCACTATCAACATTACCTTTGAGCCTTTGTAA
- a CDS encoding YbgC/FadM family acyl-CoA thioesterase — MQVEAPPWLLRVYYEDTDASGVVYHARYLAFFERARTEALRAAGFSQQQLIDQEQVAFTLAGIAVQYRRPARLDDSLRVHTTLHCRRALIEFEQGIYRVEDNTELASAQVRAGCVSLPSFKPTRIPAAILTALEGLRA; from the coding sequence ATGCAAGTTGAGGCGCCCCCTTGGTTACTGCGTGTTTACTACGAGGATACCGACGCTTCGGGCGTGGTCTACCATGCACGCTACTTGGCATTTTTTGAGCGCGCGCGCACTGAAGCACTACGCGCCGCTGGGTTTTCTCAGCAACAACTCATTGATCAAGAGCAGGTTGCTTTCACCCTAGCGGGTATTGCTGTGCAGTACCGACGGCCGGCCCGCTTAGACGATTCGCTGCGTGTGCACACCACACTGCATTGCCGCCGCGCCCTGATAGAATTTGAGCAAGGTATATACCGGGTTGAGGACAACACTGAGCTCGCTAGCGCCCAAGTTCGCGCTGGTTGCGTCAGCTTGCCTTCCTTTAAGCCCACTCGCATTCCCGCTGCTATCTTGACTGCCCTTGAGGGCCTTCGTGCATGA
- a CDS encoding YebC/PmpR family DNA-binding transcriptional regulator, producing MAGHSKWANIQHRKGAQDKKRGALFTKLVREITVAARMGGADPDMNPRLRLAVDKANGQSMPKDNIERAIKKGAGLLEGETYEEVRYEGYGPHGVAVIVDCVTDNRNRTVAEVRHAFSKGGGNLGTEGSVAFQFEHTGQLLFAPGVDGDQLMEVALEAGAKDMELFDDGSAEVLTEPADFDSVRTAITEAGFEIADAELTMRAMTPAEVPADARESIERLLERLDDLDDTQKVYSNLADAEE from the coding sequence ATGGCAGGTCATTCCAAGTGGGCGAATATCCAGCACCGAAAAGGAGCACAGGATAAAAAACGCGGCGCCCTGTTCACCAAGTTGGTTCGGGAAATAACCGTGGCAGCCCGCATGGGTGGTGCCGACCCAGACATGAATCCACGGCTACGTCTGGCAGTCGATAAGGCCAACGGGCAAAGCATGCCCAAAGACAATATCGAGCGCGCCATCAAAAAAGGCGCTGGCCTGCTCGAGGGCGAAACCTACGAGGAGGTTCGTTACGAGGGCTATGGGCCCCATGGAGTTGCCGTCATTGTTGATTGCGTCACCGATAACCGCAACCGCACCGTGGCTGAGGTTCGACATGCATTCAGCAAGGGTGGGGGCAACTTGGGTACCGAAGGATCAGTCGCCTTCCAATTCGAACACACGGGGCAACTTCTTTTCGCTCCCGGTGTAGATGGCGATCAGCTCATGGAAGTGGCCTTGGAGGCGGGTGCTAAAGATATGGAGCTGTTCGATGACGGCTCGGCCGAGGTACTCACAGAGCCGGCGGACTTCGATAGCGTACGCACAGCGATTACCGAGGCCGGGTTTGAGATTGCCGACGCTGAACTCACCATGCGTGCCATGACCCCTGCTGAAGTTCCCGCCGATGCGCGCGAGTCTATTGAGCGCTTGCTCGAGCGTTTGGATGACCTCGACGATACTCAAAAGGTTTACTCCAACTTAGCGGACGCTGAGGAGTAG
- the pal gene encoding peptidoglycan-associated lipoprotein Pal: MVPIYRLKNSGVRIPVRIFSIAIALSGTVLLGACASTDDKNSPVFDAPSSSDESGIQGRELRNRPDLSAEPADLSDLRDGIEPADAFDALATVVYFEFDSAQLNPQALQIIEEHARRLRGQADARLRLEGHTDERGTREYNIALGERRAESVRRALLLRGASRAQVSVVSYGEESPAAYGSTEQAWVKNRRVEFRYLR; the protein is encoded by the coding sequence ATGGTCCCCATTTACAGATTGAAGAACAGCGGAGTCCGCATTCCCGTGAGAATTTTTTCTATTGCCATCGCTTTAAGCGGCACCGTGCTGTTAGGCGCCTGCGCCTCAACGGATGACAAGAATAGCCCTGTCTTTGATGCCCCAAGCTCCAGCGACGAGTCGGGTATTCAGGGTCGTGAGCTGCGCAATCGTCCAGACCTCAGCGCAGAACCTGCTGACCTCAGCGACTTGCGTGACGGAATAGAACCCGCGGACGCATTCGATGCACTAGCCACCGTGGTGTACTTCGAGTTCGACTCCGCCCAACTGAACCCCCAAGCTCTGCAGATCATTGAAGAGCACGCAAGACGCCTCCGTGGTCAGGCGGATGCACGCTTACGTTTAGAAGGCCACACCGACGAACGTGGCACCCGCGAATACAACATCGCACTGGGTGAGCGGCGCGCCGAGTCCGTCCGCCGAGCTTTGCTGCTACGCGGCGCATCTCGCGCTCAAGTTTCGGTAGTGAGTTATGGCGAAGAAAGCCCAGCCGCTTACGGTAGTACTGAACAAGCTTGGGTGAAGAACCGCCGAGTAGAGTTCCGTTACCTGCGATAA
- the tolB gene encoding Tol-Pal system beta propeller repeat protein TolB, translating into MALFVLSRSAPLALLLTILGCGLAQAALDVTVRGGRQAPVPVAVVPFANNGDLTDVAKVVAQDLQSSGLFSPLDPNDMLARPSQPKDVKFINWRTISAQHLVIGTLEPRDASSSLIRFWLLNVTQERESLAYTIPARNSDLRYAAHRIADLIYQELTGIRGVFNTDITYVVARGRGDQREFQLVMADADGANERLLTRSDEPLLSPTFSKQRDKVAYVAFQQGMPGIFVQTLATGAITPLLSKPGINGAPAFAPDGQRLAVTLSFEGNPEIYWVDLQTQRLTRLTRSSAIDTEPVWSPDGRSIYFTSDRAGKAQIYRMDSTGGGVERLTFEGLSNARADVSPDGRKLTYVQQTANGYQVVVHDLRTNDTRLLTPGPLDESPRFAPNGDVIIYSTKGRGNQAELATVTISSGVRRELRQAGDVREPAWSPFTD; encoded by the coding sequence ATGGCCTTATTCGTTTTATCTCGCAGTGCTCCCCTCGCGTTACTGCTGACTATTCTCGGCTGTGGGCTGGCCCAGGCGGCGCTGGACGTCACCGTACGTGGCGGCCGCCAAGCTCCGGTTCCGGTGGCTGTAGTTCCCTTTGCCAACAATGGGGATCTGACCGACGTCGCAAAGGTCGTCGCGCAGGACCTACAGAGCTCAGGGCTATTCTCCCCATTAGACCCGAATGACATGTTGGCGCGGCCCAGCCAGCCCAAAGATGTGAAGTTCATCAACTGGCGAACCATCAGCGCGCAGCATCTGGTCATCGGCACCTTAGAGCCTCGCGATGCTAGCTCTAGCCTGATTCGCTTTTGGTTGCTCAATGTGACTCAAGAGCGAGAGTCTCTGGCCTATACGATCCCGGCGCGCAATAGCGACCTACGCTACGCGGCGCACCGAATTGCCGATCTGATTTACCAAGAGCTCACTGGCATCCGTGGCGTTTTCAATACGGACATCACCTACGTAGTTGCCCGTGGGCGAGGCGACCAACGCGAGTTTCAGCTCGTCATGGCGGACGCTGACGGCGCTAACGAGCGACTGCTGACTCGCTCAGACGAGCCGCTGCTGTCTCCGACCTTTTCCAAGCAACGTGACAAGGTGGCTTATGTGGCATTTCAGCAAGGGATGCCAGGAATTTTTGTGCAAACGCTCGCGACTGGTGCCATTACGCCGTTGCTGTCCAAGCCTGGCATCAATGGTGCTCCTGCCTTCGCTCCTGATGGGCAGCGGCTGGCGGTGACTTTGTCCTTTGAAGGCAACCCTGAAATCTACTGGGTCGATCTGCAAACACAACGGCTCACACGCTTAACCCGTAGCTCTGCCATCGACACCGAACCCGTGTGGTCGCCGGATGGGCGGAGTATTTACTTCACCTCTGACCGCGCTGGAAAAGCCCAGATCTACCGCATGGACTCTACGGGTGGCGGAGTTGAGCGGCTGACCTTCGAAGGGCTGAGCAATGCGCGGGCGGATGTGTCACCAGATGGGCGCAAATTGACTTACGTTCAGCAAACAGCCAATGGTTATCAGGTGGTCGTGCATGACCTACGGACGAACGATACACGTTTGCTCACACCTGGCCCCTTGGATGAGAGCCCGCGCTTTGCGCCCAACGGCGACGTGATAATCTATTCAACCAAGGGTCGAGGAAATCAGGCAGAGCTCGCCACCGTCACGATTAGCTCGGGGGTCCGCCGCGAGCTGCGTCAGGCAGGCGATGTGCGCGAGCCAGCATGGTCCCCATTTACAGATTGA
- the ruvC gene encoding crossover junction endodeoxyribonuclease RuvC — MPMRILGIDPGSVYTGYAVLAIEGNKLLPLANGRWHLRGSSIGQRLLQLQENLQDLIEVQRPSVAAVETVFVQKNPNTAIKLGQARGVILCTLARYALDTHEYTPATIKQTLCGNGRADKEQIGWMVGRLLGMRPAPEADAADAAAVAICHHHHAPLRRLKAAQQ, encoded by the coding sequence GTGCCAATGCGCATCTTGGGAATTGATCCAGGCTCGGTTTACACCGGCTACGCCGTCTTGGCTATCGAGGGCAATAAATTGCTCCCTTTGGCGAACGGGCGCTGGCACCTGCGCGGCAGCAGCATTGGTCAGCGCTTACTGCAGCTGCAAGAGAACCTGCAAGACTTAATCGAGGTGCAGCGCCCTAGCGTAGCAGCGGTGGAAACGGTCTTCGTACAAAAGAACCCCAACACCGCTATTAAGTTAGGGCAGGCAAGGGGCGTTATTTTGTGCACCTTGGCACGCTACGCTTTGGATACGCATGAGTACACACCGGCGACCATCAAGCAGACCCTGTGCGGCAATGGCCGCGCTGACAAAGAGCAAATTGGCTGGATGGTCGGGCGCTTGCTTGGTATGCGGCCCGCACCAGAAGCCGATGCCGCAGACGCTGCCGCCGTCGCCATTTGCCATCACCACCATGCGCCCTTACGGCGCTTAAAGGCGGCTCAACAATGA
- the tolQ gene encoding protein TolQ, with protein MNLSLSQLLFAASPVVQGVMLLLLLASLSSWFVIFRKRAMLSRQTKSAAKFEEMFWSGGRLADIYESLRRRKNGEEGLEALFRAGYEEIGRAQSEEGAEAVASVQRSLRVAQMREVDELESGLAFLATVGSTAPYVGLFGTVWGIMNAFIGLGNVQQATLTQVAPGIAEALIATAIGLFAAIPAVIAYNTFTSQLTRLESRFNAFSEEFLGIVDRHVREGRQQ; from the coding sequence ATGAACCTAAGCCTGTCCCAACTCCTGTTTGCTGCCAGTCCTGTCGTACAGGGCGTGATGCTGCTGCTACTGCTGGCCTCACTCAGCTCTTGGTTTGTGATCTTCCGCAAGCGCGCCATGCTCAGCCGGCAAACCAAATCGGCCGCGAAGTTTGAAGAAATGTTTTGGTCAGGCGGCCGCCTGGCAGACATCTACGAATCTCTGCGCCGGCGCAAGAATGGGGAAGAAGGCCTAGAGGCCTTGTTCCGGGCGGGTTACGAGGAAATCGGCCGGGCGCAGAGTGAGGAAGGTGCTGAAGCTGTGGCATCGGTGCAGCGTTCTTTGCGAGTCGCGCAAATGCGCGAAGTCGATGAGCTGGAAAGTGGACTAGCCTTCTTAGCAACTGTGGGCTCTACAGCACCCTATGTGGGGCTCTTCGGCACCGTCTGGGGCATCATGAACGCCTTTATTGGCTTGGGCAATGTGCAGCAAGCCACCTTGACCCAAGTGGCTCCCGGCATTGCCGAAGCACTTATTGCCACTGCCATTGGTCTGTTCGCTGCTATTCCTGCCGTCATCGCCTACAACACTTTTACTAGTCAACTGACCCGTTTAGAGTCGCGTTTTAATGCCTTTTCTGAAGAGTTTTTAGGCATCGTCGACCGGCATGTACGGGAAGGGCGGCAGCAGTGA